A genomic stretch from Sphingobacterium sp. ML3W includes:
- a CDS encoding M28 family peptidase, whose protein sequence is MKTKIFYLFILLLSGIFPLRAQVDYARSVVKTLASKAYAGRGYVFDGDRKAAAFIASEYQKNGLLPLGTSYYQPFSMPANVFPKDVKIVVDGRKLKLGEQALIEAASPSLKGKFILTEIRVSADPAAVDQLIQNPLFKDKFLVVDERAALATMKADQLRMTLLRLASGGYYKGILVQTEQKLLWRGATNQLNRPIVYVKNNSVIQLEGKVLQLKVQAVFQENYLTNNVCGMIKGTSESDSLIVITAHYDHVGAIGKRVVFTGANDNASGTALLLYLATYYRQHPPKYNTVFLAFSGEESGLLGSTFFANNPLIDLRKIKFLLNFDMAGTGDDGIQVVNGTIFKDQFERLVAINKDKKYLPEVKVRGPMNRSDHYPFYAKGVPSFFIYTLGGIAAYHDIYDRYETLPFTRFDEYVRLMIDFIKTI, encoded by the coding sequence ATGAAAACTAAGATTTTTTATTTGTTTATTCTTTTGCTCAGTGGCATCTTCCCACTCCGGGCACAGGTCGACTATGCGCGGTCCGTTGTAAAAACTTTAGCCTCCAAGGCTTATGCAGGACGCGGCTATGTATTTGACGGTGACCGAAAGGCAGCAGCTTTTATTGCTTCTGAATATCAAAAAAATGGACTTTTACCTCTGGGTACTAGCTATTATCAGCCTTTCTCCATGCCCGCAAATGTTTTTCCGAAAGACGTAAAAATAGTGGTGGATGGCCGAAAACTCAAGTTAGGCGAGCAGGCACTGATCGAGGCCGCAAGTCCTTCCCTGAAGGGTAAATTTATACTGACCGAAATAAGGGTTTCTGCGGATCCTGCTGCGGTAGATCAGCTGATCCAGAACCCGCTATTCAAGGATAAATTTCTGGTGGTGGATGAGCGTGCCGCCTTAGCAACGATGAAGGCCGACCAGTTACGGATGACCTTGCTGCGTCTTGCATCCGGCGGGTACTATAAAGGAATTTTGGTGCAGACCGAACAAAAATTGCTTTGGCGCGGTGCTACAAACCAACTTAATCGACCAATTGTCTATGTAAAAAATAATAGTGTTATCCAGCTGGAAGGAAAGGTTCTGCAGCTCAAGGTACAGGCGGTTTTTCAGGAAAATTACCTGACCAATAATGTCTGTGGGATGATAAAAGGCACAAGCGAATCCGATTCTCTGATTGTGATCACAGCACATTATGATCATGTTGGTGCCATCGGTAAACGTGTAGTATTTACCGGCGCAAATGATAATGCTAGTGGTACAGCGCTGCTTTTATATCTGGCGACCTACTATCGGCAGCATCCCCCAAAATACAATACCGTATTCCTGGCTTTTTCAGGTGAAGAAAGCGGTTTGCTTGGCTCCACTTTTTTTGCGAATAATCCGCTCATCGATCTGCGGAAGATCAAGTTTTTACTCAATTTTGATATGGCCGGAACAGGGGATGATGGGATTCAGGTCGTCAATGGTACGATCTTTAAAGACCAATTTGAACGCTTGGTTGCCATTAATAAGGATAAAAAATATCTACCTGAAGTCAAAGTGCGCGGTCCAATGAACCGAAGTGACCACTATCCTTTTTATGCGAAAGGAGTTCCGTCATTTTTTATCTATACACTAGGGGGTATCGCTGCCTATCATGATATTTATGATCGCTATGAAACATTACCGTTTACGCGATTTGATGAGTATGTGCGGTTGATGATTGATTTTATCAAAACGATATAG